The genomic region AATTAGAATAATTTTGGGGGGAGCATTTGATTGCGAAGACGACGGTACTGACGCTTGACTGCCGCAGCAGCTTTACGTTTACGTTCCCACGTTGGCTTCTCATAGAACTCACGCGCACGTAAGTCGTTGATAAGACCGGTCTTCTCAATTAA from Candidatus Methylopumilus universalis harbors:
- the rpsU gene encoding 30S ribosomal protein S21 → MSTVRVKENEPFDVALRRFKRLIEKTGLINDLRAREFYEKPTWERKRKAAAAVKRQYRRLRNQMLPPKLF